A stretch of Ascochyta rabiei chromosome 6, complete sequence DNA encodes these proteins:
- a CDS encoding Asparaginase encodes MRILTLSSLFFVVCSNATPTLSRKNASTASERLGLTWLGGNSTLPKVLVLFTGGTISGGSIHGALDDTQYGDLGITGEQIIARNPYLLNNTQLAVSNWTSDDGSTGTNDALVMNMTRFAYDALCSKDSDIVGAVFTHGTNSLEETAFLMDSLVNCGKPIVAVGSMRPWTYLSYDGDANFFDGVKLAATPEARNRGVMVAFNARIIPGYWATKLHSTNPDAFGATATGDLGLFINSLPVFYNTPSQPLYKHAFDLSQVSKHSSYPALPKVDILYAAREFDGKLVLNSQANGAAGVVIAGTGNGGVPTGQDEIAEAMEKGLQVVVGTRSPFGPSSPDLTPSYAKSGFVHVIQARIMLQLAIASGMGMNQTIELFEGAFRKAIGEPWSPGS; translated from the exons ATGCGTATTCTTACTCTCAGCTCTCTCTTCTTCGTGGTCTGTAGCAATGCTACACCAACGCTTTCCCGCAAGAACGCTTCTACCGCCAGTGAACGACTTGGATTGACCTGGTTGGGAGGTAACAGCACGCTCCCCAAAGTCTT GGTACTTTTCACAGGAGGCACCATCTCAGGCGGCTCAATTCACGGTGCTTTGGATGACACTCAGTATGGCGACCTAGGAATCACTGGGGAGCAAATCATAGCTCGCAACCCATACCTTCTCAACAATACACAACTTGCTGTTTCCAATTGGACAAGCGATGATGGCTCGACGGGCACCAACGATGCCTTAGTGATGAACATGACCCGGTTCGCCTATGACGCTCTGTGCTCAAAAGATAGCGATATCGTCGGCGCCGTGTTCACCCATGGAACCAACTCGCTCGAAGAAACGGCATTCCTTATGGACAGTCTCGTAAATTGCGGCAAACCTATTGTTGCAGTCGGGTCAATGCGGCCTTGGACGTATCTCTCTTACGACGGAGACGCGAACTTCTTCGATGGTGTCAAGCTAGCTGCAACTCCAGAAGCACGAAACCGAGGCGTCATGGTTGCATTCAACGCCCGTATCATACCGGGTTATTGGGCGACCAAACTGCATTCCACAAACCCCGACGCCTTTGGCGCCACTGCTACAGGGGATCTTGGCCTTTTCATCAACAGCTTACCGGTCTTCTACAACACACCATCACAACCACTTTACAAGCATGCCTTTGATCTGTCTCAGGTATCCAAACACTCCTCATATCCCGCCCTTCCGAAGGTCGACATTCTTTACGCGGCCCGCGAGTTCGATGGAAAGCTTGTGCTTAACTCTCAAGCGAATGGCGCTGCAGGAGTAGTGATCGCTGGTACCGGCAACGGTGGAGTACCAACGGGCCAGGATGAGATTGCCGAAGCGATGGAGAAGGGACTGCAGGTCGTTGTCGGGACTAGGAGTCCGTTCGGACCGAGCAGTCCTGACCTGACGCCTTCGTACGCCAAGTCGGGCTTTGTCCATGTCATCCAGGCTAGAATCATGTTGCAACTTGCGATTGCCAGCGGCATGGGTATGAATCAAACTATTGAGTTGTTTGAGGGTGCGTTCAGAAAGGCTA
- a CDS encoding Glucan endo-1,3-beta-D-glucosidase → MKATVASLLALATAVSAQVKGFNYGATNNDGSCRGYSDFVRYFNDAKSLSGASGFQAARLYTSIQCGTAAAPIEAFRAAIDTDTKILVGLWASAGRAVYENELNALLQASRDLGSAFTDRIVGISVGSEDLYRSSPQGVANNAGVGATGAEIEGYIGWMRDWIRGTGLESKPIGHVDTWTAWVLPENRGVANSVNWLGHNSFPYFESTKANSIDLAAENFRTAVAQTEGVAGGKEVWVTETGWPRVGPNSRDAVASTENSQRYWKEVGCSLFGQRNTFWYTLKDANTAQTDLSFAVTPLENNTPYFDLTC, encoded by the coding sequence ATGAAGGCAACAGTGGCGTCTCTCCTTGCTTTGGCCACAGCTGTCTCAGCCCAGGTCAAAGGCTTCAACTATGGCGCCACCAACAACGACGGCTCCTGCAGAGGCTACAGCGACTTCGTCCGCTACTTCAACGATGCCAAATCGCTATCCGGCGCATCAGGTTTCCAGGCCGCTCGCCTTTACACTTCCATCCAGTGCGGTACTGCCGCGGCACCCATCGAAGCTTTCCGCGCTGCCATCGATACCGACACCAAAATCCTTGTCGGTCTGTGGGCATCTGCTGGACGAGCCGTGTACGAGAACGAGTTGAACGCGCTACTTCAAGCATCCCGCGACCTCGGAAGCGCATTCACAGACCGCATCGTCGGTATCAGCGTAGGCTCCGAGGACCTGTACCGCAGCTCTCCCCAGGGTGTAGCCAACAACGCTGGCGTCGGTGCCACCGGTGCCGAGATCGAAGGCTACATTGGCTGGATGCGTGATTGGATTCGCGGAACCGGACTCGAGAGCAAGCCCATCGGCCACGTCGATACATGGACAGCATGGGTCCTGCCTGAGAACCGCGGCGTAGCGAACTCTGTCAATTGGCTCGGTCACAACTCGTTCCCCTACTTCGAATCGACCAAGGCAAACTCGATTGACTTGGCTGCCGAGAACTTCAGGACGGCTGTCGCGCAAACCGAGGGTGTTGCAGGCGGAAAGGAGGTCTGGGTCACCGAGACGGGATGGCCGCGTGTCGGACCCAACTCTCGCGATGCCGTTGCGAGCACAGAGAACAGCCAGCGCTACTGGAAGGAAGTCGGCTGCAGTCTCTTTGGCCAGAGGAACACTTTCTGGTACACACTCAAGGATGCCAACACTGCCCAGACCGATTTGAGCTTCGCGGTCACGCCGCTGGAGAACAACACGCCTTACTTCGACTTGACCTGTTAG